The following are encoded in a window of Actinomyces oris genomic DNA:
- a CDS encoding FecCD family ABC transporter permease: MGDPHVTAPSDDVAAHQSDTGRVPDGAASTTKADGPADAPTDTAASAYASYRRRTARRVAMLLGLATLLLTVFLVALMVGPLGFSPAQVLGALFDADYDPWVANIVINLRLPPALLAVLVGGALSLAGVQMQTILDNPLAEPFTLGISAASALGAALAIVTGLVLPVATGATLPIVAMTAGLAASLTIAMVSRLPSVTKEMTILLGIALVFSCQALLALVQYRASTESLQQIVFWSMGSLMRATWPAVGTVSAALLVATPVFWVNGWRLTAITLGEARAAAMGINVARLRAWTLVGVSLLAALSVAFVGIIGFVGLVGPHMARGLVGEDQRFLVPASILCGATLLTAAHTASQLIVPGVAVPVGILTALVGVPVFLTIIFGRQRSAVRSGS; encoded by the coding sequence ATGGGGGACCCCCACGTCACGGCTCCTTCCGACGACGTCGCAGCGCACCAGTCCGATACCGGCCGGGTACCGGACGGTGCGGCGTCGACGACGAAGGCCGACGGGCCGGCCGATGCGCCCACGGACACGGCGGCGTCGGCCTACGCCTCCTACCGCCGTCGAACCGCGCGGCGAGTCGCGATGCTCCTGGGGCTGGCCACGCTGCTCCTGACCGTCTTCCTCGTGGCCCTCATGGTGGGGCCCCTCGGGTTCAGCCCGGCCCAGGTGCTCGGAGCCCTCTTCGACGCCGACTACGACCCGTGGGTCGCCAACATCGTCATCAACCTGCGCCTGCCGCCGGCGCTGCTCGCGGTCCTGGTCGGCGGGGCACTGTCCCTGGCCGGCGTCCAGATGCAGACGATCCTCGACAACCCGTTGGCCGAGCCCTTCACCCTGGGGATCTCGGCGGCCTCGGCCCTGGGGGCGGCGCTGGCCATCGTCACGGGCCTCGTGCTGCCTGTGGCCACCGGCGCCACCCTGCCGATCGTGGCGATGACGGCGGGGCTGGCGGCCTCCCTCACCATTGCGATGGTCTCGAGGCTGCCCTCGGTGACCAAGGAGATGACGATCCTGCTGGGCATCGCCCTGGTCTTCAGCTGCCAGGCGCTCCTGGCGCTCGTGCAGTACCGGGCCTCCACCGAGAGCCTCCAGCAGATCGTGTTCTGGTCGATGGGCTCCCTCATGCGCGCCACCTGGCCGGCCGTGGGCACCGTCTCGGCGGCCCTGCTCGTGGCCACGCCCGTCTTCTGGGTCAACGGCTGGCGGCTGACCGCCATCACCCTGGGGGAGGCGCGAGCCGCAGCCATGGGCATCAACGTGGCGCGCCTGCGGGCGTGGACCCTGGTCGGCGTCTCGTTGCTGGCCGCCCTGTCCGTGGCCTTCGTCGGGATCATCGGGTTCGTGGGACTCGTGGGGCCGCACATGGCCCGTGGCCTGGTGGGGGAGGACCAGCGCTTCCTCGTGCCCGCTTCCATCCTGTGCGGCGCCACTCTGCTGACCGCCGCCCACACCGCCAGCCAGCTCATCGTGCCGGGTGTCGCCGTCCCCGTCGGCATCCTGACCGCCCTGGTGGGTGTGCCGGTGTTCCTCACCATCATCTTCGGACGTCAGCGCTCGGCGGTCAGGAGCGGTTCATGA